In the Anastrepha obliqua isolate idAnaObli1 chromosome 1, idAnaObli1_1.0, whole genome shotgun sequence genome, one interval contains:
- the LOC129236111 gene encoding tigger transposable element-derived protein 6-like, producing the protein MKRQKRKILLFLDRCTVHNSLPTLSNVEFYSFPPNTTSKLQPLDQGIIHYLKTLYRKEIVKIVWESLDKQLTTNITILTTILLIDKAWRAVIPLTILNCFKNKTGFVKEDQDNSQIMMHDDKEPSMVPVVDISGVSFFDYVQVDEDVAVSGSLTDGEILSATDTNVKSNDEDDTSERLAEVSVKVARASFDNLQSFCLQNETDKTAYQALFLLKKIIDKSEQQQCASKQTRINELFSNIN; encoded by the coding sequence ATGAAACgacaaaagagaaaaattttactatttttagacaGATGCACAGTTCACAACAGTCTTCCTACATTGTCCAACGTAGAATTCTACTCCTTTCCGCCAAATACAACTTCCAAACTGCAACCATTGGACCAAGGAATCATCCATTATTTAAAGACGTTGTATCGCAAAGAAATTGTTAAGATCGTTTGGGAATCTCTCGACAAGCAGCTAACTACGAATATCACGATTCTGACAActattttactgattgacaaGGCATGGAGAGCTGTAATACCCCTAACGATTCTCAActgcttcaaaaacaaaacgggTTTCGTAAAAGAAGATCAGGACAATTCGCAAATAATGATGCATGATGATAAAGAACCATCAATGGTACCAGTAGTTGACATCAGCGGTGTGAGTTTTTTTGACTATGTTCAAGTGGATGAAGATGTTGCTGTCTCAGGATCACTAACCGATGGCGAAATTTTATCTGCAACAGATACGAATGTAAAGAGCAACGATGAAGATGATACATCAGAACGTTTGGCAGAGGTATCAGTTAAAGTAGCAAGAGCCTCATTCGATAACTTACAAAGCTTTTGCCTACAAAATGAAACTGACAAAACAGCATATCAGGCACTTTttctccttaaaaaaattattgacaagTCTGAGCAGCAGCAATGTGCTTCGAAGCAAACTCGTATAAATgagttattttcaaatattaattaa